A window of the Labrus mixtus chromosome 8, fLabMix1.1, whole genome shotgun sequence genome harbors these coding sequences:
- the LOC132979308 gene encoding oxygen-regulated protein 1 — MSDTPVQEPPAQALSIDSEQTLPSRPFQPISDPSASKRVCFYKSGDYTFSGHRMVINARTFKTFDALLDALSKKVPLPFGVRTITTPRGTNLVKALEDLHDGGSYVCSDQRRVKPLNLDEVNRRQVPWNTTRSFSAGRRKLQRLQFGQVLRVNEVANRPTRVTERAAVRTPKRLEVIKNRDPAVKRTIVLQRRTAPTFDALLDYLSQILQFPVLKLFSTDGRRVDGLAALILCSGVVVAAGNEPFRLGNYSSHRVGQMAQATYMDTVEPSMLQPIALNNKSFSSGRGSRNFSLSSERYIVNQINKSRSGSTNSHLQRRNRSFETEANHQHRSFETGETGMVNNEQHASIVPQDDDIEKSFCVNQDGSMTVEMKVRLTVKEEEMLHWTTTLSRTSLSKRTVCASISESGKSSTDSNNAVAKNSSSISGDELKEGNHPAGGGKGVKFNEDRVTGIAKTAFKRSPTPGAQQVKRASVESVKMVTESGVQESTLGHYSYMERTAGGEKTEGYRVVRHSSSNRPIPKPRKTPSAGTINNESHSSIRSSGVAEVLQIQNNGMEVTETVMHIFESQGSYDNYYANEEYSADGAPSYSSTPALDSKPSLDSAPHSSSNDCDIDFSCQQPTRESLRRQKEEMLSLSSEPITQTQEITNHPSSLTKHEARRKAKVKTPKERKKMIVKPARNLKSLTSTSSSDKKLKESRVSPSKNGVQSSTDKLSSNTSVGKKSLSSSESVQNVQRSNGTGKPQFKKTVKEGQIPRKEQALIVNAVGVKRNLTLRQNMDKIAAKNNGHNVNSPTTRPQMKKNMSDILQPKKSLLPARKTITRPKSMTEHKLSPPKKSLELRESLSTPSFKPSLSEIHQYVENWLEKVSPDPVPYTEETNTDDSRTQTKVVFQIGADSESDEKTEGQATQDECCPVPGDIKKSASCLTVPQCHADPTLLHNEQYVRGLCVSMPSVRVESTKMENVMRSHKSVEAIGPADNEASSSNFLSPHAKLKPVLNQIYSSIQCIRGVSETNTTSNLEKSKSLPDFPTQVASVFGSSCKAFVSFLSVMTLRDNLNESEEGVGDQSRSDPEAMLMMQSLQKISAIEDTEELRASLTDLQSRASSQLRARWKDFQILRERLESEPLSPKVSETEFALDVASEGGDVFDEHHLGIDELMEEMNMPQELRAEICSTIQQSRFFYPVEESTFIETERNQSDSEEDVEKFVEERNDETEQSPEHDSTTVVTASEKELPEVQKTDTSVKESDISQTERGDLVNDKETENEFEEREDEGDNREELKDGEDEVTKETDEDEEGAESEAGEMESKEEVEEKHHDKGRDGGEAEEGSEEEEESVVKGEEGTEEEMSEDEEEEGGLLRIETEVVEVMEDGVINEEDQESGDCISVEETDEREGDEEMEKGENYDIEVDGGTEEDDNEEDEAEEDDTEEEGNEETEVEKDIKVEVRWVDEVDEEVEEEESVADEGDEETDKEENVDYELDRGTVEEENEETDIEKDIEEEAKVVDEVDKETGEEENVEEEVDKHIEEEENVEEEVDKHTEEEENVEEEVDKETEGEENVEEEVDKHTEGEENVEEEVDEETEEEDKEEDDDEETGEEESVEEEADDETEEEEEEVENIVEVKEEEEDEESDDRNEVSEVGIREKDEEEGMRKIIKEKDLEDEVENITEDDVIEEREEEEEIHEEEDEEEGKEEEEEETLGHFKENEKYSEGGESWKNLEKAENALEEESVVGGIEMDEEKQEEEDLSDAESTNLLEEALYLQQQSSCEEDTKVGEHNPESLSNHSSEIQCADDKGDGTDTVDELETDEGGEQQEELNSSQPHPVEISQELLDFVNAALQSASLIFTYDAHGKIRIEPDNSRVVKTNQTSKPKRREDSSYGVKCLPSPQCSDLSDYRPETSESGGYQTQESVDIVSESGEEGSQRQFPVCRRKTDIRTSKLSVASDSKVLQSSHNKSGGSFSSSDSVTKDLSYFSAGSSQKAETEAATEATRCSSFRSKKDSKDGVLIDQGRWLLKENHLMRTSPPVSLGMYNNVDSTSIDTNHSRSSEDSLPPYKTQQNLLAALSSSELEEMAKPNTPKCTYYNMPHGSDSDPFLDDSSSKSGKKDESSAKGRGVRVAPTVNTSQTWANKNGSLSSFASVDFNIPDRKVHPEGEASSQTMARRTSGGGGRAVQAQDSIDALRLRCGQYCPIL, encoded by the exons ATGAGCGACACACCGGTCCAGGAGCCCCCTGCCCAGGCACTGTCCATTGACAGTGAACAGACGTTACCCTCACGACCCTTCCAGCCAATCTCAGATCCCTCGGCTTCTAAAAGAGTATGTTTCTACAAGAGTGGCGACTATACATTCAGCGGGCATCGCATGGTCATCAATGCCCGTACCTTCAAGACATTTGATGCTCTACTAGATGCTCTGTCAAAGAAAGTGCCTCTGCCATTCGGAGTTAGAACCATTACCACACCTCGTGGCACCAACCTTGTTAAAGCCTTAGAGGACTTACATGACGGGGGGTCATATGTTTGTTCCGACCAGAGACGGGTGAAGCCATTAAACCTGGATGAAGTGAACCGACGGCAGGTACCATGGAACACCACCAGATCCTTCAGCGCAGGGCGACGAAAGCTTCAAAGACTCCAGTTTGGTCAGGTTCTCAGGGTGAATGAAGTGGCCAACAGGCCAACAAGGGTCACGGAGAGGGCGGCAGTAAGGACACCAAAGAGGCTTGAGGTCATCAAGAATAGAGATCCCGCTGTTAAACGCACAATTGTGCTGCAGAGAAGAACAGCACCAACATTTGACGCTTTACTGGATTACCTCTCCCAGATCCTGCAGTTCCCAGTGCTGAAACTCTTCTCTACAGATGGCAGAAGA GTTGATGGTCTTGCAGCACTTATCCTTTGCTCTGGAGTTGTTGTGGCGGCGGGAAACGAGCCATTCAGATTAGGAAACTACTCCTCCCACAGAGTGGGCCAAATGGCACAAGCAACGTACATGGATACTGTGGAACCATCTATGTTACAGCCCATAGCTT TGAACAACAAATCTTTCTCAAGCGGAAGAGGATCAAGGAATTTTTCCTTATCATCTGAGAGATACATTGTCAACCAAATAAACAAGTCTCGAAGTGGAAGCACAAACAGCCATCTACAACGAAGAAACAGATCATTCGAAACTGAAGCCAACCATCAACACAGATCCTTTGAGACGGGTGAAACTGGGATGGTAAACAATGAGCAACATGCATCCATTGTACCTCAGGATGATGACATAGAAAAGTCTTTCTGTGTAAATCAAGATGGCAGCATGACTGTGGAGATGAAGGTCCGTCTGACTGTCAAAGAGGAGGAGATGCTCCACTGGACTACCACACTCAGCCGCACCAGCCTTAGCAAGAGGACAGTCTGTGCCTCAATATCCGAGTCGGGCAAGAGTTCTACTGACTCAAACAATGCCGTTGCCAAAAACTCCTCAAGCATCAGTGGAGATGAATTGAAAGAGGGGAACCATCCCGCTGGGGGTGGAAAGGGTGTTAAGTTTAACGAAGACCGAGTGACGGGTATAGCAAAAACAGCATTCAAACGCAGTCCTACACCAGGTGCTCAACAGGTTAAAAGGGCTTCGGTTGAGAGCGTAAAGATGGTGACAGAGTCGGGGGTTCAAGAGAGTACTCTGGGACATTATTCCTATATGGAAAGGACAGCTGGTGGCGAGAAGACTGAAGGATACCGCGTTGtcagacacagcagcagcaacaggccGATCCCAAAGCCACGCAAAACGCCATCTGCAGGGACAATCAACAATGAATCCCACTCCTCCATCAGGTCGTCGGGAGTAGCTGAGGTTCTTCAGATACAAAATAATGGGATGGAGGTCACAGAGACTGTAATGCATATTTTTGAGAGTCAAGGCAGCTATGACAACTATTATGCTAACGAGGAATATAGTGCAGATGGTGCACCTTCATATTCTTCCACACCTGCGCTGGACAGCAAACCTTCCCTTGACTCAGCACCTCATTCGTCTAGCAATGATTGTGATATAGATTTTAGCTGTCAGCAACCCACTAGGGAATCACTacgaagacaaaaagaagagatgTTATCATTGTCATCCGAACCAATAACTCAAACGCAAGAGATAACAAATCATCCATCTTCGCTGACAAAGCATGAAGCCCGAAGAAAAGCTAAAGTCAAAACTcctaaagagagaaagaaaatgattgTTAAACCTGCTAGGAATCTGAAAAGCTTGACTTCAACAAGCAGTTCAGATAAAAAGCTCAAAGAAAGCAGAGTAAGTCCCTCAAAAAATGGAGTCCAATCATCTACAGACAAGCTTAGCAGCAACACCAGTGTGGGAAAGAAGAGTTTGAGTTCATCAGAAAGTGTTCAAAATGTTCAGAGGAGTAACGGAACAGGGAAGCCTCAATTCAAGAAAACGGTTAAGGAAGGACAGATCCCCAGGAAAGAGCAAGCCTTAATAGTCAATGCTGTTGGTGTGAAAAGGAACCTAACTCTAAGACAAAACATGGATAAAATAGCTGCTAAAAATAACGGTCATAATGTCAATTCTCCAACTACAAGGCctcaaatgaagaaaaacatgtcagaCATTTTACAacccaaaaaatctcttttgCCTGCCAGAAAGACAATTACAAGGCCCAAGTCTATGACTGAACACAAATTATCACCACCTAAAAAGTCTCTAGAGCTGAGAGAGAGTTTGTCAACACCTTCTTTCAAACCTTCACTCTCTGAAATTCATCAATATGTTGAGAACTGGTTGGAGAAGGTCAGTCCGGACCCAGTGCCATACACTGAGGAGACCAACACTGATGATTCAAGGACTCAGACAAAGGTTGTGTTTCAGATAGGCGCCGATTCGGAGTCAGATGAAAAGACTGAAGGCCAGGCTACTCAAGACGAGTGTTGTCCAGTGCCTGGGGATATCAAAAAATCTGCCTCTTGTCTAACTGtaccacagtgtcatgcagatCCAACTCTTCTGCATAATGAACAGTATGTGAGAGGTTTATGCGTTTCCATGCCGAGTGTCAGAGTCGAATCTACAAAAATGGAGAACGTAATGAGATCGCACAAATCTGTAGAGGCCATCGGTCCTGCTGACAATGAAGCATCATCATCAAACTTTTTGAGTCCCCATGCAAAGCTAAAACCTGTCCTAAATCAGATTTATTCTTCTATTCAGTGCATCAGAGGGGTGTCTGAGACCAACACAACATCCAATCTTGAGAAGTCCAAGAGCCTTCCAGATTTTCCAACACaagtagcttcagtgtttggcTCCTCGTGTAAAGCCTTCGTGTCATTCTTATCAGTTATGACTTTGCGAGATAACCTAAACGAATCTGAAGAGGGGGTTGGAGACCAATCAAGAAGTGACCCTGAGGCCATGCTCATGATGCAGTCCCTTCAGAAAATTTCTGCTATTGAGGACACAGAAGAACTAAGGGCAAGTTTGACGGATCTGCAAAGCAGAGCATCTTCTCAGCTCAGAGCACGCTGGAAGGACTTTCAGATTCTGAGGGAAAGGCTTGAAAGTGAGCCGCTGTCTCCCAAAGTTTCAGAAACAGAATTTGCCCTAGATGTTGCCTCAGAAGGTGGTGATGTATTTGATGAACATCATTTAGGTATCGACGAGCTGATGGAGGAAATGAATATGCCGCAAGAGTTAAGAGCAGAGATATGTTCAACAATCCAACAATCTAGATTTTTTTACCCTGTAGAGGAGAGCACCTTCATAGAAACTGAAAGAAACCAGTCGGACTCAGAGGAAGATGTAGAGAAATTTGTTGAAGAACGAAATGATGAAACAGAACAATCACCAGAGCATGATAGTACAACAGTGGTGACAGCATCAGAGAAAGAACTTCCTGAAGTTCAGAAAACAGATACCAGTGTAAAAGAGTCAGACATTTCACAGACAGAGCGAGGTGATCTGGTGaatgacaaagaaacagaaaatgaatttgAAGAACGAGAAGATGAGGGAGACAACAGGGAGGAGTTGAAAGACGGAGAAGATGAGGTtacaaaagaaacagatgaggacgaggagggtgCGGAGAGTGAGGCTGGAGAAATGGAAAGTAAGGAAGAGgttgaagaaaaacatcatgacaAGGGGCGGGATGGAGGGGAGGCAGAAGAGGgcagtgaagaggaggaggagtctgttGTGAAAGGTGAGGAAGGGACAGAGGAAGAGATGtcagaagatgaggaggaagagggaggttTGTTACGAATAGAGACAGAAGTGGTTGAGGTGATGGAGGATGGAGTAATAAATGAAGAAGACCAAGAATCAGGAGATTGCATTAGTGTTGAAGAGACAGATGAAAGAGAGGgtgatgaggagatggagaagggGGAAAATTATGATATTGAGGTTGACGGGGGGACAGAGGAGGACGAcaatgaggaggatgaggctGAGGAGGATGAtacagaggaggaaggaaatgaGGAGACTGAGGTCGAGAAGGATATAAAAGTGGAAGTAAGATGGGTTGATGAGGTTGatgaagaggtggaggaagaagaaagtgtTGCggatgaaggagatgaggagacaGACAAGGAAGAAAATGTCGATTATGAGCTTGACAGGGGGACAGTGGAGGAAGAAAATGAGGAGACTGACATTGAGAAGGATATagaagaggaagcaaaagtggtGGATGAGGTTGATAAGGAGACAGGGGAGGAAGAAAATGTTGAGGAAGAGGTCGATAAACAcatagaggaggaagaaaatgtTGAGGAAGAGGttgataaacacacagaggaggaagaaaatgtTGAGGAAGAGGTCgataaagagacagagggggaagaAAATGTTGAGGAAGAGGttgataaacacacagagggggaAGAAAATGTTGAGGAAGAGGTCGatgaagagacagaggaggaagataaagaggaggatgatgatgaggagacAGGGGAGGAAGAAAGTGTTGAGGAAGAGGCTGATGacgagacagaggaggaggaggaggaagtagaaAATATTGTAGAAgtgaaggaagaagaggaggatgaagaatcAGATGATCGTAATGAGGTTTCAGAGGTAGGCATTAGGGaaaaggacgaggaagagggAATGAGGAAAATTATCAAGGAGAAAGATTTGGAAGACGAGGTAGAAAATATTACTGAAGATGACGTCattgaagagagggaggaggaagaggaaatacatgaagaggaagatgaggaagaagggaaagaagaggaagaagaagaaactttaGGGCATTTTAAGGAGAACGAAAAGTATTCTGAGGGAGGGGAGAGCTGGAAAAACCTGGAGAAAGCAGAAAATGCTCTTGAGGAAGAATCAGTTGTAGGGGGGATAGAGATGGATGAAGAAAAGCAAGAGGAAGAAGATCTAAGTGATGCAGAAAGCACAAATCTACTTGAGGAGGCTCTGtatctgcagcagcagagtagCTGTGAGGAAGATACAAAGGTAGGGGAACACAACCCTGAATCACTTAGTAATCATTCCTCCGAGATTCAGTGTGCAGATGACAAGGGGGATGGAACAGACACAGTCGATGAACTCGAAACAGACGAAGGCGGGGAACAGCAAGAGGAACTAAACAGCAGTCAACCACATCCAGTTGAGATATCACAGGAATTACTTGACTTTGTTAACGCTGCCCTTCAGTCTGCTTCCCTTATTTTTACATATGACGCTCATGGGAAAATCAGGATCGAGCCAGATAACTCTCGAGTTGTAAAAACGAATCAAACATCAAAACCAAAAAGGCGAGAGGATAGTTCATACGGCGTGAAGTGTCTTCCAAGCCCACAATGCTCAGATTTGTCTGATTACAGGCCAGAAACCTCAGAGAGCGGTGGATACCAAACTCAAGAGTCTGTAGATATTGTCTCCGAGAGTGGAGAAGAGGGATCACAGAGACAGTTTCCAGTGTGCAGACGCAAAACAGATATCCGTACCTCAAAACTGTCTGTTGCAAGTGATTCAAAAGTCTTGCAAAGTTCCCACAATAAAAGTGGAGGgagtttctcttcttctgactCAGTCACTAAGGATCTGTCTTATTTCAGTGCTGGAAGCTCACAAAAGGCAGAAACGGAAGCTGCCACAGAGGCCACACGGTGCTCTTCTTTCCGCTCAAAGAAGGACTCAAAGGACGGGGTTTTGATTGACCAAGGTAGATGGCTGCTTAAGGAGAATCACCTCATGAGAACTTCTCCTCCAGTGTCCCTGGGAATGTACAATAATGTAGACAGCACATCTATAGACACAAATCATTCAAGGTCTAGCGAGGACTCCCTGCCTCCTTATAAAACCCAGCAAAACCTTCTTGCAGCATTATCCTCTTCTGAGCTTGAGGAGATGGCCAAGCCTAACACCCCAAAGTGCACCTATTATAACATGCCACATGGAAGTGATTCCGACCCCTTTTTGGATGATTCTAGTTCTAAAAGTGGGAAGAAAGATGAGAGCAGTGCTAAGGGGAGAGGCGTCCGGGTGGCACCCACCGTCAATACTTCTCAAACCTGGGCAAATAAAAACGGTAGTCTGTCTTCATTTGCATCAGTTGATTTTAACATACCAGACAGAAAAGTGCATCCAGAAGGGGAGGCCTCGTCTCAGACAATGGCAAGAAGGACATctggtggaggagggagagcagtACAGGCACAGGACTCCATCGACGCACTGCGTCTGAGATGTGGCCAATATTGCCCCATACTATAG
- the tcea1 gene encoding transcription elongation factor A protein 1 isoform X1: protein MGKKEEEEIIRIAKKMDKMAQKKNGAGALDLLKELRSIPMTLELLQSTRIGMSVNAIRKQSTDDEVTSLAKSLIKSWKKLLDEPGGGDKSSDEKRKEQTTPVVSPSQGSPEAKEESSSSSNSSSKSEHPEVTPNTLINTFPRAPGTSDSVRLKCREMLSNALQSGEDYIAIGADCDELGAQIEECIFQEFKNTDMKYKNRVRSRISNLKDMKNPNLRRTVLCGSVTPERMAKMTAEEMASDELKEMRKNLTKEAVRDHQMATTGGTQTDLFTCGKCKGKCCTYTQVQTRSADEPMTTFVFCNECGNRWKFC, encoded by the exons atggggaaaaaagaggaagaggagatcaTCAGAATTGCAAAGAAGATGGATAAAATGGCGCAGAAGAAGAATGGG GCTGGTGCATTGGATCTGTTGAAGGAGCTGCGCAGTATCCCCATGACTCTCGAGCTGCTTCAg TCGACCAGAATTGGGATGTCCGTTAACGCAATCCGCAAGCAGAGCACAGACGATGAGGTGACATCCTTAGCCAAGTCCTTGATCAAGTCATGGAAGAAGCTTTTGG ATGAGCCTGGTGGTGGAGACAAAtcctcagatgaaaaaagaaaagagcaaacaACACCTGTTGTTTCTCCTTCGCAGGGAAGCCCAGAAGCAAAAGAGGAAAg cagctccagcagtaACTCCAGCAGCAAGAGTGAGCACCCTGAAGTTACACCCAACACATTAATCAACACCTTTCCTCGTGCACCGGGCACCTCTGACTCTGTCAGGCTCAAGTGCAGAGAGATGCTGTCAAATGCTCTGCAATCTGGAG AGGATTATATTGCTATTGGTGCTGATTGTGACGAACTTGGAGCTCAGATCGAGGAAT GCATTTTCCAGGAGTTTAAGAACACAGACATGAAATACAAGAACCGCGTGCGGAGCCGAATCTCAAATCTGAAAGATATGAAGAACCCCAATTTAAGGAGGACTGTGCTGTGCGGCAGTGTAACTCCTGAGCGGATGGCGAAGATGACGGCAGAG GAAATGGCCAGTGATGAGCTgaaagaaatgagaaagaaTTTGACCAAAGAGGCAGTCAGGGACCATCAAATGGCCACCACAGGAGGCACACAGACTGATCTATTCACCTGTGGCAAGTGCAAGGGCAAatgctgcacatacacacag GTTCAAACTCGCAGCGCTGATGAGCCGATGACCACGTTTGTCTTCTGCAATGAATGCGGAAATAGATGGAAG TTCTGCTGA
- the LOC132979307 gene encoding vimentin A2-like, translated as MSYRPAPHSSYKKMFGGDRVTSRTTYSSRQFPSQVRSSRLSYSLSSAPNVYATKTQRLRSSAAMPRLASENLDFSLSDAINSEFMTNRTNEKAQMQSLNDRFASYIEKVRFLEQQNKILLAELEQLRGKGTSRVGDLYEDEMRELRRQVDQLTNERARVEVHRDNLADDIDRLREKLQDEISQREDAENNMQSFRQDVDNAALARLDLERKVESLQDEINFLKKLHDEEMLELQNQMQMQQQHVQVDMEVAKPDLTAALRDVRLQYENLASKNIQESEDWYKSKFADLTDAAARNNDALRVAKQEANDYRRQVQALTCEVDALKGTNESMERQMREMEENFSLETGGYQDTVGRLEEDIHNMKDEMARHLREYQDLLNVKMALDIEIATYRKLLEGEESRISTPLPNFSSLNLRETMIDSKPHVETSTTKKVLIKTIETRDGQVINESTQNHDDME; from the exons ATGTCTTACAGACCAGCTCCACATTCTTCTTATAAGAAGATGTTTGGAGGGGATAGAGTCACCTCCAGGACCACCTACTCCAGCCGCCAGTTCCCCAGTCAGGTGCGCTCCTCCCGCTTGTCCTACAGTCTCTCCTCAGCTCCCAACGTCTACGCAACGAAGACTCAGAGGCTCCGGAGCAGCGCGGCCATGCCCCGGCTCGCCTCCGAGAACCTGGACTTCTCCCTGTCCGACGCCATCAACAGCGAGTTCATGACCAACCGCACCAACGAGAAGGCGCAGATGCAGTCGCTCAACGACCGCTTCGCCAGCTACATCGAGAAGGTCCGCTTCTTGGAGCAGCAGAACAAGATCCTGCTGGCGGAGCTGGAGCAGCTGCGGGGCAAGGGCACGTCCCGGGTCGGAGATCTGTACGAGGACGAGATGCGGGAGCTGCGGCGTCAGGTGGACCAGCTGACTAACGAGAGGGCCCGGGTGGAAGTTCACCGGGATAACCTGGCGGACGACATCGACCGACTGAGGGAGAA GTTGCAGGATGAGATATCCCAGCGGGAAGATGCAGAGAACAACATGCAGAGCTTTAGACAG GATGTGGACAATGCTGCTCTCGCCAGACTGGACCTGGAGCGGAAGGTGGAGTCACTGCAGGATGAAATCAACTTCCTCAAGAAACTGCATGATGAG GAAATGCTGGAACTGCAGAACCAGAtgcagatgcagcagcagcatgtgcAGGTGGACATGGAGGTAGCCAAACCTGACCTGACAGCTGCTCTGAGGGACGTCCGTCTGCAGTATGAGAACCTGGCCTCCAAAAACATCCAGGAGTCTGAAGATTGGTACAAATCCAAG TTTGCTGACCTCACTGATGCTGCAGCCAGGAACAATGATGCCTTGAGAGTTGCCAAGCAAGAGGCCAATGACTATAGGCGCCAAGTTCAGGCACTCACTTGTGAGGTGGATGCCCTTAAAGGAACT AACGAGTCTATGGAGCGCCAgatgagagagatggaggagaactTCTCCCTGGAAACAGGCGGTTACCAGGACACCGTCGGGCGTCTGGAGGAAGACATTCACAACATGAAGGACGAGATGGCCCGTCACCTGCGAGAGTACCAAGACCTCCTAAATGTCAAGATGGCCCTGGACATTGAGATTGCCACCTACAGGAAGCTgctggaaggagaggagagcag AATCTCCACTCCTCTGCCAAACTTCTCATCCCTGAACCTGAGAG aaACGATGATTGATTCCAAACCTCATGTTGAAACCTCAACAACTAAGAAGGTTCTCATCAAGACCATCGAGACCAGGGATGGTCAG GTGATCAACGAGTCAACCCAGAACCACGACGACATGGAGTAA
- the tcea1 gene encoding transcription elongation factor A protein 1 isoform X2, which yields MGKKEEEEIIRIAKKMDKMAQKKNGAGALDLLKELRSIPMTLELLQSTRIGMSVNAIRKQSTDDEVTSLAKSLIKSWKKLLDEPGGGDKSSDEKRKEQTTPVVSPSQGSPEAKEESSSSNSSSKSEHPEVTPNTLINTFPRAPGTSDSVRLKCREMLSNALQSGEDYIAIGADCDELGAQIEECIFQEFKNTDMKYKNRVRSRISNLKDMKNPNLRRTVLCGSVTPERMAKMTAEEMASDELKEMRKNLTKEAVRDHQMATTGGTQTDLFTCGKCKGKCCTYTQVQTRSADEPMTTFVFCNECGNRWKFC from the exons atggggaaaaaagaggaagaggagatcaTCAGAATTGCAAAGAAGATGGATAAAATGGCGCAGAAGAAGAATGGG GCTGGTGCATTGGATCTGTTGAAGGAGCTGCGCAGTATCCCCATGACTCTCGAGCTGCTTCAg TCGACCAGAATTGGGATGTCCGTTAACGCAATCCGCAAGCAGAGCACAGACGATGAGGTGACATCCTTAGCCAAGTCCTTGATCAAGTCATGGAAGAAGCTTTTGG ATGAGCCTGGTGGTGGAGACAAAtcctcagatgaaaaaagaaaagagcaaacaACACCTGTTGTTTCTCCTTCGCAGGGAAGCCCAGAAGCAAAAGAGGAAAg ctccagcagtaACTCCAGCAGCAAGAGTGAGCACCCTGAAGTTACACCCAACACATTAATCAACACCTTTCCTCGTGCACCGGGCACCTCTGACTCTGTCAGGCTCAAGTGCAGAGAGATGCTGTCAAATGCTCTGCAATCTGGAG AGGATTATATTGCTATTGGTGCTGATTGTGACGAACTTGGAGCTCAGATCGAGGAAT GCATTTTCCAGGAGTTTAAGAACACAGACATGAAATACAAGAACCGCGTGCGGAGCCGAATCTCAAATCTGAAAGATATGAAGAACCCCAATTTAAGGAGGACTGTGCTGTGCGGCAGTGTAACTCCTGAGCGGATGGCGAAGATGACGGCAGAG GAAATGGCCAGTGATGAGCTgaaagaaatgagaaagaaTTTGACCAAAGAGGCAGTCAGGGACCATCAAATGGCCACCACAGGAGGCACACAGACTGATCTATTCACCTGTGGCAAGTGCAAGGGCAAatgctgcacatacacacag GTTCAAACTCGCAGCGCTGATGAGCCGATGACCACGTTTGTCTTCTGCAATGAATGCGGAAATAGATGGAAG TTCTGCTGA